The genomic DNA GGCCAGAAGAGATAGAAAATAGAGAGAGATGATACGAGGGTAAACCTTGAGGGGTTTAAAATAAGAAGGGACACACGCGGCGCCATTCTAAATGTAGTAGTTCAAGTGCATAAAAAATGATTAAGAAATGTGCATAAATTGCACTCTACTTGTTTCAAGATAGGTCAAACCCATAGATCCCTTTAGGATCAATCCCCGCAATCTCTGTGCTGATCTGCTGCTCACTAGGATCTGATACATTGTGAATCACCTCCACAGGAAACCGGTAAATTGAAGTGCTTGAAAAATCCTTCAATCCAAAAAAACGTGGCGCTGATCCCCAAATATATTATATCAGAAGAAATTTTATTCGGCTACCATaaaatattacaacgcgtttcggctaaaaatcttaaaaaagatAGCCTTTTTCAGGTAAAATAACATCTTATTTTATCATgttattttacctgaagaaggctatttttttttaagatttttagctgaaacgcgttgtaatattttatgtaatattttatagCAGCCGAATAAAATTTCTTCAGATATAATATATTTGGGGAtcagcgccacgttttttggatttgaaggatttttcaagcacttcaatttagagagagatgatagagagatagattaTAGATCTATTTTACACATAGAAAAAACTAGAAAAATTCAAAAACTACAAAATCTGAACTGCATGTGAAATTGTGAGTAAGAATTTGCTACtagacaagaaagaaagaaagaaagcgagcaagaaagaaaaagagaaaagaagggaAACAAATAAATATACACATGGTAGCTTTCCATAGGGATAGATACAGTAGCTAGAGATGGGAGAGATAGATACTATAATAAATAGATaaattattgatttattttacacttaaaaaaaaaacaaaagtagaaAAACGTTTGAAAACTACAAAATTTGAACTGTATATGAGGTCTGTGAGAATTTGTttgaaagacagaaagagaaaaaaaagaaagagaaaaaaatatatacacaaggtagctttacataaagatggatagatgaaggatagatagatagatagatatggatagatatggatagacagataaatatagatagtaaagaaagaaaaagagaaaaggaaaaaaatatatatatatatatatatacacaaggtaGGTTTAcataaggatagatagataaatggatagatatagatatggatataatagttatagatagaaagaaaaagaaagaaagaaagaaagaaagaaagaaagaaagaaagaaagaaagaaagaaagaaagaaagagaaataaagaaagaaagaaagaaagaaagagaaataaagaaagaaagaaagaaaaaagaaatatgcACAGGGCAGCTTTGTAtaaggatagagagatagagggatagctagatagatagatagatagatagatagatagatagatagagggatagatagatagatagatagatagatagatagatagagggatagatagatagatagatagatagatagatagatagatagagggatagatagatagatagagggatagatagatagatagataggaatagctggatggatggatggatagatagatagagggatggatggatggatggatggatggatagagggatggatggatagagagagggatagatggatggatggatggatggatggatagatagatagatagatagatagatagaggaatagatagatagagggatagatagatagatagatagatggatatatagagggatagattgatagatagatagatagatagatagatagatagagggatagatagagaaatagatagatagatagatagatagatagatggatagatagagggatagatagatagatggatagagggatagatagatagatagatagatagatagagggatagatagagggatagatagagggatagatagagggatagatagatagatagatagatatagggatagatggatagatagagggatagatagagggatagatagatagatagatagatagagggatagatagatagatagagggatagatagatagatagatagatagatagatagatagatagatagatagatagatagatagatggatagatagagggatagatagatagatagatagatagatagatagatagatagatagatagatagatagatagatagatagatagatagatagatagatagatggatagattgatagatggatagattgatagatagatagagggatagatagatagagggatagatagatagagggatagagggatagatagatagatagatagagggatagagggatagatagatagatagatagagggatagatagatagatagagggatagatagatagatagagggatagatagatagatagatagatagatagagggatagatagatagatagatagatagagagatagatagagggatagatagatagatagagagatagatagatagatagatagatagatagatagatagatagatagatagatagagggatagatagaagctgcctgtgaggtcagtaaGTCCCAGTGGCACATTACACCCAGAATCTGATACCACTGAGCCCtagcctcctctctcctctcctgtgCCCCCCTGCTCCTCTCCTGGGGGGGGGGGACAGCCCCTTATGATTGACAGTTCTCCCAGTGCAAGAATGTATCACTTCATCCAGTGGAACACAAACAAATACACGTAGGAGAGGTGGGCAATGATAATACAGACTGGGCTCATTCTCTTCCTTCTCCCTGTGTTTTTCCTTATTCTCAGCTTCTGGCGCTTTGAGGTCCTCTAGACGTGGTGCACTACATGTACAAGTCACTTACCTTCCTGCCCTGCACAGAGCACAGAGGTCACAGACAACACGCTGCAGCCACCATCTGTTTATTGTCGGGAAATTCCATTAACTTAGGGTATAAATAGCACATTGTGGTACAGTGTATATCTGTGCAACATGTCTGCAACACGGAGATTGTATACAGGGAGATATCTACAGACTATGTACAGCTCAGCAGCCTCCTGTGCAAGTCCCCTGCCCACCAGGGCCAGCAGCATGATCAGCAGTCCGAGTCCAGGTCGCTTTTGCTCTGCTCCTCTGCTTTCTCTGCGGAGGATTTCGGAGCTTTGCTCCATTTCTGTCCATTTTCTGACTCTTCTGATGAAGATCTCTTTTGCCTCCTCCACTTCGCTCTGCGATTCTTGAACCAAACCTACAAGAATGGATGATTATTACTCCAGATGATACTAACAACTTTACTAATGATCATTTACTGTGTGACCTTTCCAGAAACTCCTCTAGATGAATGATCTGCTACAGCAGCAGgtgaactacaactctcagcaagcCCTGAGCCGGAGTCTGCTGGGGTTGTAGCTGCCCAGGTCAAGATCATTAATTGCTCTTAATAAATTCTTCTTTATCAGATGTAATTTATTATTGCAAAACGGCGTTTTACCATTTCCCTGCCCTGTCTTTATTATTAATGGGGAAAGAATTAATAAGCTGTAATAAACGTGTGAGGCGGAGAAATGACATTATATTTCCAGGTCACACAGAAGTGTCAAAAGGTCCAAGAGAATATTGTGTGATCCATGGGGTCTTAATGAAGCATGCTCAGCTTACTGGGGGGGAATGTGTTAATAAGGAAGAGGGTTAATTGCAAGAGCAATTAACAGGTAAATAATGAAGAGGGGGTGTAGGGCTGGTCACTCACCTCCACCTTCTCCTCCCTCAGGTGCACCCTCCTGGCCAGCTGCTCCCTGGTGCCCACATCTGGATACTTGGTCTCCTGGAATAAGTTCTCCAGCGCCTCCAGCTGCTCATCAGTGAAGATGGTCCtgtgcctcctcttcctcctgcagtgcagctggttcaggagctgcaGCTCTGTCCTGGACAATGTGCCCACATTCATATAGGGCAACATCTGTGGGGGCACCGAGGGCATCAACACCGAGCCTGCCCCTTCATAACCTGAGGAGGAAAGGGGGCAACTAATGAGTGAACGCCTGTGCCCCTCATCCCCAGCAATTATCCTGCGCCCTGATCTACTCCTGATCTGCCCCTGATTGTCCCCTCATCTCCAGCAATTACCCCTGTATCCTGATCTACCCCTGATCTTCCCCTCATCTCCAGCAATTACCCCTATATTCTGATCTTCCCCTCATCTCCAGCAATTACCCCTGTATCCTGATCTGCCCCTGATCTTCCCCCCATCTCCAGCAATTACCCCTGTATCCTGATCTGCCCCTGATCTTCCCCTCATCTCCAGCAATTACCTCTGTATCCTGATCTACCCCTGATCTTCCCCTCATCTCCAGCAATTACCCCTGTATCCTGATCTACCCCTGATCTTCCCCTCATCTCCAGCAATTACCCCTGTATCCTGATCTGCCCCTGATCTTCCCCTCATCTCCAGCAATTACCCCTGTATCCTGATCTGCCCCTGATCTTCCCCTCATCTCCAGCAATTACCCCTGTATCCTGATCTGCCCCTGATCTTCCCCTCATCTCCAGCAATTACTCCTGTATCCTGGTCTGCCCCTGATCTTCCCCTCATCTCCAGCAATTACCCCTGTATCCTGATCTGCCCCTGATCTTCCCCTCATCTCCAGCAATTACCCCTGTATCCTGATCTGCCCCTGATCTTCCCCTCATCTCCAGCAATTACCCCTGTATCCTGATCTGCCCCTGATCTTCCCCTCATCTACAGCAATTACCCCTGTATACTGGTCTGCCCCAGATCTTTCCCTGATCTGCCCCTGATCTTCCCCTCATCTCCAGCAATTACCCCTGTATCCTGATCTGCCCCTGATCTTCCCCTCATCTCCAG from Anomaloglossus baeobatrachus isolate aAnoBae1 chromosome 12, aAnoBae1.hap1, whole genome shotgun sequence includes the following:
- the GSC gene encoding homeobox protein goosecoid gives rise to the protein MPSGMFSIDNILAARPRCKESVLLPQNGPVLFPGLGEAIYGGADYSGFYNRAVAPATSLQAVNGSRLGFNNYYYGQLHVQAPVGPSCCGAIQPLGAQQCSCVPAAPGYEGAGSVLMPSVPPQMLPYMNVGTLSRTELQLLNQLHCRRKRRHRTIFTDEQLEALENLFQETKYPDVGTREQLARRVHLREEKVEVWFKNRRAKWRRQKRSSSEESENGQKWSKAPKSSAEKAEEQSKSDLDSDC